In Chryseobacterium oranimense, a single window of DNA contains:
- a CDS encoding cation:proton antiporter: MILLSIHNLSFPIEDPVLKFLLVLVIILAAPLLLNKIKVPHLLGLIIAGAVIGPNGFNVLARDSSIVVTGTTGLLYIMFLAGLEIDMGDFKKNKWKSLTFGIYTFAVPFVLGYLGGYYLLGFSMLTSILFASLFSSHTLIAYPLVSKLGIAKNKAVNITVGGTMITDIMALLVLAVIVGMSQGDVGTGFWVKLSVSFIVFALIVLIIFPIIGRWFFKKVDDKISQYIFVLVMIYLAALLAELAGVEAIIGAFFAGLALNRLIPHTSSLMNRVEFVGNAIFIPFFLISVGMLIDFKVFFKSWETLEVAGIMLVASIGGKYISAVMTQKTFRLSKEEGKLIFGLSSASAAATLASVMVGYNIILSETETGEPVRLLNEHVLNGSILLILISCTISSFVSMASAQKIAESDNEDTVSGNSHEEENILLAINYEETVERMVNLGILIKAHDNTENLFALNVINEDKNESSVKNAEKLLHQATDAAAAADVKMQALKRYDNDVINGVKNVIKEQNITDLIIGLEDEKGFSPSFVYNLYSGYLQNDDVNVLVYHAAQPLSTIKKYAVMIPENAHKEAGFFHALLRVWNIARNSGASVVFYAPENILDILQKIVKKANIEAEFIIMSTWQDGEKTAAKLKEDEALIVLMAKRGMKSYIPRMRLIPELLNKYLNDNNYLLIFPFSEFNENSPEIRSVGNHDDFVEIGNVIQKIFK, from the coding sequence ATGATTTTACTGAGTATACATAATCTGAGTTTTCCTATAGAAGATCCGGTCTTAAAATTCCTGTTGGTATTGGTCATCATCCTTGCCGCTCCCCTGCTTTTAAATAAAATCAAAGTTCCGCATCTGCTGGGACTTATCATTGCCGGAGCAGTAATCGGGCCTAACGGGTTTAATGTGCTGGCAAGGGACAGCAGTATTGTAGTAACAGGAACTACCGGCCTCCTTTACATCATGTTTCTTGCCGGGCTAGAAATTGACATGGGCGATTTTAAGAAAAATAAATGGAAAAGTCTCACCTTCGGAATTTATACGTTTGCCGTGCCTTTTGTGCTAGGCTATCTGGGTGGTTATTATCTTCTGGGATTCTCAATGCTTACTTCCATCCTTTTTGCCAGTCTTTTTTCATCGCATACCCTTATTGCCTATCCGCTGGTCAGCAAACTGGGAATCGCCAAGAACAAAGCAGTCAATATTACAGTGGGCGGAACGATGATTACGGATATCATGGCCCTTTTGGTACTTGCCGTAATCGTGGGAATGTCGCAGGGTGATGTAGGCACAGGGTTTTGGGTTAAACTTTCGGTTTCCTTCATCGTTTTTGCTTTAATTGTTCTGATTATATTCCCGATTATAGGACGCTGGTTTTTCAAAAAGGTGGATGATAAGATTTCACAGTACATTTTTGTCCTTGTCATGATCTATCTGGCTGCACTGCTTGCAGAATTAGCCGGTGTGGAAGCTATTATCGGGGCATTCTTTGCTGGATTGGCTTTAAACAGGCTTATTCCTCACACCTCATCACTTATGAACAGGGTAGAATTTGTAGGAAATGCCATATTTATCCCTTTTTTCCTGATAAGTGTGGGAATGCTTATTGATTTCAAAGTTTTCTTTAAAAGCTGGGAAACCCTTGAAGTTGCCGGAATTATGCTTGTTGCCTCCATCGGAGGGAAATATATTTCAGCTGTGATGACGCAAAAGACATTCAGGCTATCCAAAGAGGAAGGAAAACTTATTTTTGGGCTGAGTTCGGCATCTGCAGCAGCCACATTAGCCTCAGTAATGGTAGGATATAATATTATTCTTTCAGAAACTGAAACCGGTGAACCGGTAAGGCTATTGAATGAGCACGTACTGAACGGAAGCATTCTGCTGATCCTTATTTCCTGTACGATTTCTTCATTTGTTTCGATGGCCAGCGCCCAAAAGATTGCAGAAAGTGATAATGAAGACACGGTTTCCGGAAATAGTCATGAAGAGGAAAATATTCTTCTGGCGATCAATTATGAGGAAACTGTAGAAAGAATGGTTAATCTGGGTATACTGATTAAAGCTCATGATAATACAGAAAACCTCTTTGCCTTAAATGTCATTAATGAAGATAAAAATGAATCTTCTGTAAAAAATGCTGAAAAGCTGCTTCACCAGGCAACAGATGCTGCCGCAGCGGCTGATGTTAAAATGCAGGCTCTTAAAAGATACGATAATGATGTGATCAATGGAGTGAAGAATGTAATCAAAGAACAGAATATTACCGATCTTATCATCGGTCTGGAAGACGAAAAAGGCTTCTCTCCTTCCTTTGTTTACAACCTTTACAGCGGATACCTTCAAAATGATGATGTGAATGTACTGGTTTACCATGCAGCGCAGCCGCTTTCCACCATAAAAAAATATGCCGTAATGATCCCGGAAAACGCTCATAAGGAAGCTGGATTTTTTCATGCTCTGCTAAGAGTGTGGAATATTGCCAGAAATTCCGGCGCCAGTGTGGTTTTTTATGCTCCGGAAAATATTCTGGATATCCTTCAGAAGATTGTGAAAAAGGCAAATATAGAAGCAGAGTTTATCATTATGAGCACCTGGCAGGATGGTGAAAAAACCGCTGCAAAACTGAAAGAAGATGAGGCTTTAATTGTCCTGATGGCCAAACGCGGCATGAAATCCTATATTCCGAGAATGAGGCTCATTCCAGAATTGCTGAATAAATACCTAAATGATAATAATTACCTGTTGATCTTCCCATTTTCAGAATTTAATGAAAACAGCCCGGAAATACGCTCCGTAGGCAATCATGATGATTTTGTGGAAATTGGAAATGTGATTCAGAAGATTTTTAAGTAA
- a CDS encoding endonuclease/exonuclease/phosphatase family protein: protein MWGIYLFLIALLVVFTILPKIQSSHWIFRVPEFGKIQIFYIVFFTFIFGFLIENPQNFLYSQGLLVLLFVHHGVTLVKYTPLYPVKKYRQQHKSSQKLHFISANVYQFNKEYDRFIKLIEKYSPEMFLTMESNGEWEQAMRSLEKEYPFQHKVTLENTYGMHFYSKIEIKSAKTHYFVADDIPSIEAHLKTEDGFSFVFFGVHPPPPSPTEEETSKERDGDLLSAAKRVKNIHEPVIVVGDFNNVAWSKSSILFRKTSHLIDPRIGRSFVSTFHAKYRLLRFPIDLMFHSEDIFIKDLKTLENFGSDHLPVYCEFFIDHHNDEQEEQVEGATPEEKAEAEEMIQEGKEEDGERDAVVTED from the coding sequence ATGTGGGGAATCTATTTATTTTTAATTGCGCTGCTGGTGGTGTTTACGATACTGCCCAAAATTCAGAGTTCCCATTGGATATTCAGGGTTCCGGAGTTTGGTAAGATCCAGATCTTTTATATTGTCTTTTTTACTTTTATTTTCGGTTTCCTGATTGAGAATCCTCAAAATTTCCTGTATTCGCAGGGGCTTCTGGTCCTGTTATTTGTGCATCACGGGGTAACGCTTGTAAAATATACACCTCTTTATCCGGTTAAAAAATACAGGCAGCAGCATAAGTCTTCTCAAAAACTGCATTTTATTTCAGCCAATGTTTACCAGTTTAATAAGGAATATGACAGATTTATCAAACTGATAGAAAAATACAGCCCAGAAATGTTTCTGACCATGGAAAGCAATGGTGAATGGGAGCAGGCAATGAGGAGTCTTGAAAAAGAATATCCATTCCAGCATAAGGTAACCCTTGAGAATACCTATGGAATGCATTTCTATTCTAAAATTGAGATTAAAAGCGCAAAAACGCATTATTTTGTGGCTGATGATATTCCGAGCATCGAGGCTCATTTGAAGACTGAGGATGGATTTTCATTTGTATTTTTCGGGGTGCATCCGCCTCCGCCAAGCCCTACTGAAGAGGAAACTTCAAAAGAAAGGGACGGCGATCTTTTAAGTGCTGCAAAAAGGGTTAAAAATATCCATGAGCCTGTTATTGTTGTAGGGGATTTTAATAATGTGGCATGGTCAAAGTCATCTATCCTGTTTAGAAAAACGAGTCATTTAATTGATCCGAGAATCGGGCGCTCTTTTGTGTCTACCTTTCATGCGAAATACCGCCTGCTAAGATTTCCTATCGATCTGATGTTCCATAGTGAGGATATTTTTATTAAAGATCTGAAAACCCTTGAGAATTTCGGATCGGATCACCTTCCGGTTTATTGTGAGTTTTTTATTGACCATCATAATGATGAGCAGGAAGAACAGGTTGAGGGTGCAACGCCAGAGGAAAAAGCGGAGGCAGAGGAAATGATACAGGAAGGAAAAGAAGAAGATGGAGAACGTGATGCAGTAGTAACTGAGGATTGA
- a CDS encoding type II toxin-antitoxin system RelE/ParE family toxin, with product MKYRISNEALNDLEKIWLYTFENWSLKQADHYFNLIMNEIEYLTNNPESGKDYNKIRKGYFRSRVKSHFIFYKINWKDDEIEIIRILHQQMDISTRLDD from the coding sequence ATGAAGTACAGAATAAGTAATGAAGCATTAAATGATTTAGAAAAAATCTGGCTGTATACTTTTGAAAACTGGTCATTAAAACAGGCGGATCATTATTTTAACTTAATCATGAACGAAATTGAATATTTGACTAACAACCCAGAATCAGGAAAAGATTATAACAAAATCAGAAAAGGATATTTCCGTTCAAGAGTAAAGTCACATTTTATATTCTACAAGATCAATTGGAAAGATGATGAAATTGAAATCATCAGAATTCTTCATCAGCAAATGGATATTTCAACAAGATTAGATGATTAG
- a CDS encoding VOC family protein, with the protein MKIHHIAIICSDYEVSKKFYTEILGLNIIREVYRKERQSYKLDLAIGDHYVIELFSFPDPPPRPSRPESCGLRHLAFSVENVQDKREELVKKGLVCEEIRIDEYTGKEFFFTQDPDQLPLEFYEM; encoded by the coding sequence ATGAAGATTCACCACATTGCCATCATATGCTCGGATTATGAAGTTTCAAAAAAATTCTATACTGAAATTCTGGGTTTAAATATCATCCGTGAAGTTTACCGTAAAGAAAGACAGTCATACAAACTTGATCTTGCTATCGGAGATCATTATGTAATTGAGCTGTTTTCATTTCCTGATCCTCCGCCAAGACCATCCCGTCCCGAGTCATGCGGTTTAAGGCATTTGGCTTTTTCCGTAGAGAATGTACAGGATAAGAGGGAAGAATTGGTAAAAAAAGGCCTGGTCTGTGAAGAAATCCGTATAGATGAATATACGGGAAAAGAGTTTTTCTTTACCCAGGATCCGGATCAGCTTCCGTTGGAATTTTATGAAATGTAA
- a CDS encoding lysophospholipase: MTSQKSSYFSPGPSETKLFHTLFTPVEAPVKATILIIHGMQEHSGRYAEIATYFANHGLAVLTYDHLGHGKSVKDKKDIGFFQLDQPDEKLISDAEAMGEYLHQRYRDVPHFVLGHSMGSFVTRCLLQKSSGKFAGAVIVGTGGPLAGISLIKGYLSLANKIAPHHPTYLNKLFNIVNNKRFKKDKDFSDTSWLSVNPANRKAFTEDELCGVPFTNNAFYALFSIYKKATARSWAVSIPKSFPFLFISGQNDPIGDFSKGVIQTVNLLKQDGFKDVSTKIYPEMRHEILNEAIRENVLNDIFQWILQQSL, from the coding sequence ATGACATCACAAAAATCATCCTATTTCTCTCCCGGACCCAGCGAAACAAAGCTTTTCCACACCCTGTTCACTCCTGTTGAAGCTCCCGTAAAAGCTACTATACTCATTATCCACGGCATGCAGGAACACAGCGGAAGATATGCAGAGATCGCCACTTATTTTGCAAACCACGGACTTGCCGTACTCACGTATGATCACCTAGGACATGGTAAATCCGTAAAAGATAAAAAAGACATCGGATTTTTCCAGCTGGATCAACCCGATGAAAAACTTATTTCGGATGCAGAAGCAATGGGTGAATATCTTCACCAACGCTATCGGGATGTACCTCATTTTGTTCTTGGACATTCCATGGGGTCATTTGTTACCCGCTGCCTTCTTCAAAAATCCAGTGGCAAATTTGCCGGAGCGGTAATTGTTGGAACCGGTGGTCCTTTAGCTGGCATCAGTCTTATAAAAGGCTATCTTTCATTAGCCAACAAAATAGCGCCTCATCATCCGACTTATCTCAATAAGCTTTTTAATATTGTTAATAACAAGCGTTTCAAAAAAGACAAAGATTTCAGCGATACAAGCTGGCTCAGTGTAAATCCAGCCAACAGGAAAGCTTTCACCGAAGATGAGCTTTGTGGTGTCCCGTTTACCAATAATGCTTTTTATGCGCTGTTCAGTATTTACAAAAAAGCTACGGCAAGAAGCTGGGCCGTTTCTATTCCAAAATCCTTCCCTTTCCTTTTCATCAGCGGGCAGAATGATCCTATCGGGGATTTCAGCAAAGGCGTTATACAAACTGTTAATCTCTTGAAACAGGACGGATTCAAAGATGTAAGCACTAAGATCTATCCTGAAATGCGCCACGAAATCCTCAACGAAGCCATTAGGGAAAATGTTCTCAATGATATATTCCAATGGATTTTACAACAGTCACTTTAG
- a CDS encoding DMT family transporter: protein MKDYKLIFAVLTVALVWGTTFLAIRVAVETIPAWFVAGIRQFLAAMIMLTILLSKKEFKWIGWKNLGYQIIFSSLMLVVANGMTTVAEETVSSSLASLISACSPILVFLGSVAVGLQKFSFRALAGVLLCFSGILFIFWDGIQDLANPQYRTGMIFLFCAIAGWASGTIFTKKLNIQSGNITLNLFYQFLFAGVVQIVFAFFFSENYNFGNWSFKSISAMLYLSVFGSVAAFFAFHYALTKISPVQVSILAYVNTIIAIFLGWLIMDEKISLKFILAAVMIICGVFIINYKPEMFRKQKIA from the coding sequence TTGAAAGATTATAAACTTATTTTTGCCGTTCTCACGGTCGCTCTTGTTTGGGGAACCACATTTCTGGCCATCCGTGTTGCCGTAGAAACTATTCCAGCATGGTTCGTGGCCGGGATACGTCAGTTTCTGGCAGCCATGATTATGCTTACCATCCTTCTTTCAAAAAAAGAATTTAAATGGATAGGCTGGAAAAACCTTGGTTACCAGATTATTTTTTCATCCCTTATGCTTGTGGTGGCCAATGGAATGACAACCGTTGCAGAAGAAACCGTATCCAGCAGTCTTGCTTCACTAATCAGCGCATGCTCCCCGATTCTTGTATTCCTGGGAAGTGTGGCTGTTGGTCTTCAGAAATTCAGTTTCCGGGCTCTTGCAGGTGTCCTTTTATGTTTCAGCGGAATCCTGTTTATTTTCTGGGACGGAATACAGGATCTGGCGAATCCCCAATACAGAACAGGAATGATCTTCCTTTTCTGCGCGATTGCAGGATGGGCCTCAGGAACTATTTTTACAAAAAAACTCAATATCCAGAGTGGCAACATTACCCTGAACCTGTTTTATCAGTTCCTGTTTGCAGGAGTAGTACAGATTGTTTTTGCCTTCTTTTTTTCAGAGAATTATAATTTCGGAAACTGGAGTTTCAAAAGTATTTCAGCAATGCTTTATCTGTCCGTATTTGGTTCCGTTGCTGCTTTTTTTGCTTTCCATTATGCCTTAACCAAAATTTCGCCGGTACAGGTTTCCATACTCGCTTATGTGAACACCATCATAGCTATATTTCTGGGCTGGCTCATTATGGATGAAAAAATTTCACTCAAATTTATTCTTGCAGCAGTGATGATTATTTGCGGTGTCTTTATCATCAATTACAAACCGGAAATGTTCAGAAAGCAGAAAATCGCGTAA
- a CDS encoding nuclear transport factor 2 family protein yields the protein MNKLVALTLAFGTFCFGQQNQDIEKPIRNLFSGMKNADPGLIKSAFAEGAILQTITKDGTVKNENVQEFIDSVSKFSKDDLDERIIVDAVHTDGGLASVFTPYSFFLKGKFSHCGANSFQLVKQQNDWKIQYIIDTRKKENCKEIK from the coding sequence ATGAATAAACTTGTTGCACTCACTTTAGCTTTTGGTACTTTCTGCTTCGGACAGCAGAATCAGGATATAGAAAAACCTATCCGCAATCTATTTTCGGGAATGAAAAATGCTGATCCTGGACTGATAAAGTCTGCTTTTGCAGAAGGAGCAATTCTTCAGACCATTACCAAAGACGGAACTGTGAAAAACGAAAATGTACAGGAATTTATTGATTCCGTTTCCAAATTTTCAAAAGATGATCTGGATGAAAGAATTATTGTTGATGCCGTTCATACTGATGGCGGACTGGCAAGTGTTTTTACACCGTATTCATTCTTTTTAAAAGGTAAGTTTTCCCATTGCGGGGCAAACAGTTTTCAATTGGTCAAGCAGCAGAATGACTGGAAAATTCAATACATTATTGATACCAGGAAAAAAGAAAACTGTAAAGAAATAAAATAG
- a CDS encoding adenylosuccinate synthase, which yields MSTYVVVGLQYGDEGKGKITDVLSAKSDYVVRFQGGDNAGHTVYVGEEKFVLHLLPSGVLQCKGKCIIANGVVVNPKSFIKEVGQIESKGLRTDHIFISRRAHVIMPYHILLDTYREEEHGGTQIGTTKKGIGPCYEDKIARIGIRMVDLLNPEILRDKIEKNLKVKNSLFEKYYGKPTLDVEEIYNEFLAIGKQLQDRIVDTEVELNEAIRDGKNVLFEGAQALMLDIDFGTYPYVTSSSPSTGGVCTGAGVPPTSLQNLIGVAKAYCTRVGNGPFPSELDNELGEKIRQIGGEFGATTGRPRRTGWLDLVSLKHACMINGINNLVITKLDVLTGIENLKIVTHYKTEDGKIIDYFTSSTEKLYNYEPIYQELPGWNEDLTKVRSYDELPDTAQKYIEFIEKYLGINVYLVSVGPERSQNIIRKELF from the coding sequence ATGTCAACTTACGTAGTTGTAGGTCTTCAGTACGGAGATGAAGGTAAAGGGAAAATCACGGATGTTTTATCGGCTAAATCGGACTATGTTGTTCGTTTCCAGGGAGGGGACAACGCAGGTCACACGGTTTATGTAGGCGAAGAGAAATTCGTTTTGCACCTTCTTCCTTCCGGTGTACTGCAGTGCAAAGGGAAGTGTATCATTGCTAATGGAGTAGTGGTAAACCCAAAATCTTTCATTAAAGAGGTTGGCCAGATCGAGAGCAAAGGCTTGAGAACTGACCACATTTTTATCAGCAGAAGAGCGCATGTCATCATGCCTTACCACATTCTTTTGGATACTTATCGTGAAGAGGAACATGGAGGAACTCAGATCGGAACTACGAAAAAAGGAATTGGGCCATGCTATGAAGATAAGATCGCAAGAATCGGGATCAGAATGGTAGACCTTTTAAATCCTGAAATCTTAAGAGACAAAATAGAGAAAAACTTAAAAGTTAAAAATTCTCTTTTTGAAAAATACTACGGAAAGCCAACACTGGATGTAGAGGAAATTTATAATGAATTTTTAGCCATCGGAAAGCAGCTTCAGGACAGAATCGTAGATACTGAGGTTGAGTTGAATGAAGCTATCAGAGACGGGAAAAACGTTTTATTCGAAGGAGCTCAGGCATTGATGCTGGATATCGACTTCGGGACATATCCGTACGTAACTTCATCTTCTCCGTCTACAGGAGGTGTTTGTACAGGAGCAGGTGTACCGCCGACTTCACTTCAAAACCTTATTGGTGTTGCCAAAGCCTATTGTACAAGAGTAGGAAACGGACCTTTCCCTTCCGAACTGGATAACGAGTTAGGAGAAAAGATCAGACAGATCGGTGGTGAATTTGGTGCTACAACCGGAAGACCAAGAAGAACTGGCTGGTTAGACCTTGTTTCTTTGAAGCACGCTTGTATGATCAATGGAATCAATAACCTGGTAATTACTAAATTAGATGTTCTTACAGGAATTGAAAACTTAAAGATCGTAACTCATTATAAAACTGAAGACGGAAAAATCATCGATTATTTCACTTCTTCAACTGAGAAATTATACAATTATGAGCCAATTTACCAGGAATTACCGGGTTGGAACGAAGATCTTACAAAAGTAAGAAGCTATGACGAACTTCCTGATACCGCTCAAAAATATATCGAGTTTATTGAGAAATATTTAGGAATTAACGTATACCTGGTTTCTGTAGGGCCTGAAAGAAGTCAGAACATTATCAGAAAAGAATTATTCTAA
- a CDS encoding DUF1543 domain-containing protein — protein MKLFYIILGATPKGRNIEQHDVFFGIAENLKDLVPDMKNFWKEAEGKIHIDCYQEVKFADGYEVTIVEKTDQPSEDQLYFLNLGGYRKGFFEEFHEQHLMVGKSMGEIVKRAKATEFYATMGFEGAVSHIDDKHGVDIDDIFNVNDILPEKMKEKYTIVLKKSDAGNQENPMGLGYLNIDKIK, from the coding sequence ATGAAATTATTTTATATCATTCTCGGTGCAACGCCCAAAGGCAGGAATATCGAGCAGCATGACGTTTTTTTCGGGATCGCAGAAAATCTTAAAGATCTCGTTCCCGATATGAAGAATTTCTGGAAGGAAGCAGAAGGAAAAATTCACATAGACTGTTATCAGGAAGTAAAATTTGCAGATGGATATGAAGTGACAATTGTTGAGAAAACAGATCAGCCGTCCGAAGACCAGCTGTATTTCCTTAATTTAGGAGGATACAGGAAAGGTTTTTTCGAAGAGTTCCATGAGCAGCACCTGATGGTGGGAAAATCGATGGGAGAGATCGTGAAAAGAGCAAAGGCAACAGAATTTTATGCAACGATGGGTTTTGAAGGAGCAGTAAGCCATATTGATGATAAACACGGTGTTGATATTGATGATATTTTCAACGTAAATGACATCCTTCCTGAAAAAATGAAAGAAAAATACACCATCGTACTGAAGAAATCTGATGCAGGAAATCAGGAAAACCCAATGGGGCTTGGATATCTAAATATTGATAAAATCAAATAA
- a CDS encoding DUF1634 domain-containing protein, whose translation MRKNFTDVDLNRSVGNLLRLGVILSVATSLIGFIKLFTEGFKMPKKYTSLDMGSSSEKVWGMFWSSLCKGEGMAIIQLGILLLIFTPLVRIIFALIGYLKEKDYVYVVISSIVLAIMAVSFFTGYAH comes from the coding sequence ATGAGAAAGAATTTTACAGATGTGGATCTGAACCGTTCCGTAGGAAATCTTCTGAGACTGGGGGTAATTTTATCTGTGGCCACATCATTGATTGGTTTTATCAAACTGTTTACAGAAGGCTTTAAAATGCCTAAAAAATATACTTCTCTGGACATGGGCTCTTCTTCCGAAAAGGTATGGGGAATGTTCTGGAGTTCATTATGCAAAGGAGAAGGCATGGCGATTATCCAACTCGGAATCCTTCTGCTGATCTTCACTCCTCTTGTAAGGATTATTTTTGCACTGATCGGGTATTTAAAAGAAAAAGACTACGTTTATGTAGTCATTTCCTCAATTGTTCTAGCTATTATGGCAGTCAGTTTCTTTACGGGTTATGCCCACTAA
- a CDS encoding 5-(carboxyamino)imidazole ribonucleotide synthase: protein MKIGILGGGQLGRMLIQSALKYDDQFYTLDPASDAPCNNISHFTQGNFNDYETVLNFGKDKDVVTIEIEHVNADALAELENQGIKVVPNSKIIKTIQQKILQKQFYETHDIPSPEFEVMDGSSDEIKMPLPFVQKMNTGGYDGKGVQVIRTADDMKNLWVQDSVIEKLVDIDKELSVIVARNEKGETKTFPVTEMVADPKLNLLDFNICPVFLNEDIQKQIDSITEKFLNAIHSPGLFAIELFLDKSGKVWVNETAPRLHNSGHQSQEGNANSQFEQMYRVVKNLPLADTDTIGYSGMLNLVGAEGHAGKVIYEGMDEVLKLPKTYIHLYGKTETKPGRKMGHINVLADSREELMEKLVKVKEMVRVIAE, encoded by the coding sequence ATGAAAATAGGAATTTTAGGAGGCGGACAGCTTGGACGAATGCTGATACAAAGCGCACTGAAATATGATGATCAGTTTTATACACTGGACCCGGCTTCTGATGCACCATGCAATAATATCTCACATTTTACACAGGGAAATTTCAACGATTATGAAACCGTGTTGAATTTTGGGAAAGATAAAGATGTGGTAACCATTGAAATAGAGCATGTAAATGCAGATGCTCTGGCTGAACTTGAAAATCAAGGTATAAAAGTGGTTCCGAATTCTAAAATTATTAAAACAATTCAGCAAAAAATTCTTCAGAAACAGTTTTACGAAACCCACGATATTCCGAGTCCGGAATTTGAAGTGATGGACGGAAGCTCTGACGAAATTAAAATGCCGTTACCCTTCGTACAGAAAATGAATACAGGAGGATACGACGGAAAAGGAGTTCAGGTAATCCGTACAGCAGACGATATGAAAAATCTTTGGGTACAGGATTCTGTGATTGAAAAACTGGTAGATATCGACAAAGAACTTTCTGTAATCGTAGCAAGAAATGAAAAAGGCGAAACAAAAACTTTCCCTGTAACTGAAATGGTTGCCGATCCAAAGCTGAATTTGCTTGATTTCAATATCTGCCCGGTATTCTTAAATGAAGATATCCAGAAACAGATTGATTCTATCACGGAAAAATTCCTGAATGCAATACATTCACCGGGCCTTTTTGCTATTGAACTATTCCTTGATAAAAGCGGAAAAGTATGGGTAAATGAAACTGCTCCGAGACTCCACAATTCCGGCCACCAGAGCCAGGAAGGAAATGCCAACTCCCAGTTTGAGCAGATGTACCGTGTAGTGAAAAATTTACCTTTAGCTGATACTGACACTATTGGGTATAGCGGAATGCTGAACCTTGTAGGAGCGGAAGGACATGCAGGAAAAGTAATTTATGAAGGAATGGATGAGGTTCTTAAATTACCGAAAACATACATTCACCTTTACGGAAAAACCGAAACCAAACCGGGAAGGAAAATGGGGCATATTAACGTTTTGGCAGATTCCAGGGAAGAGTTGATGGAAAAACTTGTCAAAGTGAAAGAAATGGTGAGAGTCATTGCCGAATAA
- a CDS encoding type II toxin-antitoxin system ParD family antitoxin yields the protein MAKNTSILLGDYFDNFISEQIKSGKYSSASEVIRNALRLFEYEESKKNELINELKKGEKSGFAEDFDRKEFLKNLYQKHSVK from the coding sequence ATGGCAAAAAATACATCCATCTTATTGGGAGATTACTTTGATAATTTTATCAGTGAACAAATAAAATCCGGTAAATATTCTTCCGCAAGTGAGGTAATAAGAAACGCTTTAAGGCTGTTCGAATATGAAGAATCTAAGAAGAATGAATTAATCAATGAATTAAAAAAAGGGGAAAAATCTGGTTTTGCTGAGGATTTCGACCGAAAAGAATTTCTAAAAAATCTTTATCAGAAACATTCTGTCAAATAA
- a CDS encoding sulfite exporter TauE/SafE family protein: MSEIIILFLGAVSAGLLGSLTGLGGGVIIIPLLTLGFGVPMHYAIGASLISVIGTSSGAAVAFVKEGFTNMRIGMFLEIGTTAGAIIGALVSGMLNPNTIGIIFASILLLTVVLNLKGKPDHQEPLIKGSLEEKLKLYGTFPDKGVLKSYSARNTVPGFLMMLFAGAMSGLLGIGSGALKVLAMDNMMKLPFKVSTTTSNFMIGVTAVASALIYFQRGEIIPVIVAPVLIGVVVGSFIGSKTLMVSKTKKLKVFFAIVITILAVYMMYNGINKSFR, translated from the coding sequence ATGTCAGAAATCATTATTCTGTTTCTCGGCGCAGTTTCCGCCGGTCTTTTAGGTTCACTTACAGGTTTGGGAGGAGGAGTTATAATTATTCCTTTATTAACGCTGGGTTTCGGCGTTCCGATGCATTATGCGATTGGTGCTTCTTTAATTTCTGTGATCGGCACTTCTTCCGGCGCCGCAGTAGCTTTTGTGAAAGAAGGTTTCACCAATATGCGTATAGGTATGTTTCTGGAAATCGGGACTACTGCAGGGGCAATCATCGGAGCATTGGTTTCCGGAATGCTTAATCCTAACACGATCGGAATTATTTTCGCCAGCATCCTTTTATTAACGGTTGTTTTAAATCTTAAGGGAAAACCTGACCATCAGGAACCCCTGATTAAAGGAAGCCTTGAAGAAAAACTGAAACTGTACGGAACTTTTCCGGATAAAGGGGTTTTAAAAAGCTATTCTGCAAGAAATACCGTTCCGGGATTCCTGATGATGCTGTTTGCCGGTGCTATGTCCGGGCTTTTGGGAATCGGTTCCGGAGCGCTTAAAGTTTTGGCAATGGATAATATGATGAAACTTCCGTTTAAGGTTTCTACGACTACCAGTAACTTTATGATTGGTGTAACTGCTGTAGCCAGTGCCCTGATCTATTTCCAGAGAGGCGAGATCATCCCGGTGATCGTAGCTCCGGTACTGATTGGTGTAGTGGTGGGAAGTTTCATCGGTTCAAAAACCCTGATGGTATCCAAAACAAAGAAATTGAAGGTGTTCTTTGCTATTGTGATTACTATTCTTGCAGTATATATGATGTATAACGGTATCAATAAAAGTTTCAGATAA